DNA sequence from the Streptomyces canus genome:
CGAGACGATCACGCAACGCGTCACCGACGCGGTCGCGGCCGTCGAGGGCGTCACCCGCGTCGACGTCACGCTCGACGTGATGAGCGACGAACAGCGCAAGGAGCTGGCGACCGCGCTGCGCGGCGGCCAGACCGAGCGCGAGGTCCCCTTCGCGAAACCGGGGTCTTTGACGCGCGTCTACGCGGTCGCCTCCGGCAAGGGCGGTGTCGGCAAGTCCTCGGTGACGGTGAACCTGGCGGCGGCGATGGCGGCCGACGGCCTCAAGGTGGGCGTGGTCGACGCCGACATCTACGGCCACTCGGTGCCGCGCATGCTGGGCGCCGACGGCCGCCCCACCCAGGTCGAGAACATGATCATGCCGCCGTCGGCGCACGGCGTGAAGGTCATCTCGATCGGCATGTTCACGCCGGGCAACGCGCCGGTGGTGTGGCGTGGGCCCATGCTCCACCGTGCCCTCCAGCAGTTCCTGGCGGACGTGTACTGGGGCGACCTGGACGTCCTGCTCCTGGACCTTCCCCCGGGCACGGGCGACATCGCGATCTCGGTGGCCCAGCTGGTCCCGAACGCGGAGATCCTGGTGGTGACGACCCCGCAGCAGGCCGCCGCCGAGGTCGCCGAGCGCGCGGGCTCCATCGCCGTCCAGACCCACCAGAAGATCGTCGGCGTGGTCGAGAACATGTCCGGCCTGCCGTGCCCGCACTGCGGCGAGATGGTGGACGTCTTCGGCACGGGTGGCGGTCAGACGGTGGCGGACGGCCTGACCCGCACGACAGGTGCGACGGTCCCGGTCCTCGGCTCCATCCCGATCGACGTCCGCCTCCGCGAGGGCGGCGACGAGGGCAAGCCGGTCGTCCTGACGGACCCGGACTCTCCGGCGGGGGCGGCTCTGCGGGGGATCGCGGGGAAGCTCGGGGGGCGGCAGCGGGGGCTTTCGGGGTTGTCGCTGGGGATCACGCCGAAGAACAAGTTCTGAGACACACGGGACAGGAGGCATTCCAGGGGCCCGGTAAGGTCCGTGGAATGCCGAGAGTCAAAGTCAGCGTCATCGTTCCCGTCTACAACACCGGGAAGTACGTCGACGAGTGCGCCCCGTCGCTGCTCGGGCAGAGCCTGCCCGCCGACGAGTACGAGGTCGTCTACGTCGACGACGGCTCGACGGACGACACGCTGGAGCGGCTGGAGAAGATCGCCGACGGGCACCCGAACGTCCAGGTGCACACCCGGCCGAACTCGGGCTGGCCGGGCGCTCCCCGCAACCTCGGCATGCGGCACGCCAAGGGCGAGTACATCCAGTTCGTCGACCACGACGACATGCTCGGGCCCGAGGCCCTGGAGCGGCTGTACGAGCACGCCAAGCGCAATGACGCCGACGTGGTCCTCGGGAAGATGTCCAGCACGATGGTGCGTCCCCGACGGCTGTTCCGGCACACGGTGGACACCTGCACCATCGAGAACGACGAGCTCATGCAGAGCATGTCGCCGCACAAGATGTTCCGGCGCGCCTTCATCGAGGAGCACGGTC
Encoded proteins:
- a CDS encoding Mrp/NBP35 family ATP-binding protein, encoding MASEDAVREALATVNDPEINRPITELGMVKSVEIGADGAVAVTVYLTVSGCPMRETITQRVTDAVAAVEGVTRVDVTLDVMSDEQRKELATALRGGQTEREVPFAKPGSLTRVYAVASGKGGVGKSSVTVNLAAAMAADGLKVGVVDADIYGHSVPRMLGADGRPTQVENMIMPPSAHGVKVISIGMFTPGNAPVVWRGPMLHRALQQFLADVYWGDLDVLLLDLPPGTGDIAISVAQLVPNAEILVVTTPQQAAAEVAERAGSIAVQTHQKIVGVVENMSGLPCPHCGEMVDVFGTGGGQTVADGLTRTTGATVPVLGSIPIDVRLREGGDEGKPVVLTDPDSPAGAALRGIAGKLGGRQRGLSGLSLGITPKNKF